The Punica granatum isolate Tunisia-2019 chromosome 4, ASM765513v2, whole genome shotgun sequence genome has a window encoding:
- the LOC116203759 gene encoding G-type lectin S-receptor-like serine/threonine-protein kinase At4g03230 isoform X1, which yields MLNLKVFLLSCSLLLFLPLCSCRDTITNVTSIFDHSGESDTLVSKGGRFTLGFFTPNGSFDLRRRYIGIWYSGSDPKTVVWVANRDAPLLYRTGFFGFAGDGNLVVSAKGKGFNHSWRTNVKSSLGPGTMIAQLLDSGNLVLRDVSREGQIKWQSFTQPTDTFLPGMLLGSLNLTSWKTSNDPGVGKYMFQQDQESEGQYVINHQQSQYWKSGIYGKYISSSDLPQEITPLLSPTNQTQDYNTRLRITFDGFIQYFNETSPWIPIWLEPKDQCGLSNPCGEFGSCNSDNIVLCKCLPGFEPRYQSSWETGDYSRGCINKSPHIGKDFLNLTMMKAGKRGINGVDANNNDECMARCIQSDQCQAFSYIEYKFAQRGNVGRCWTWLEELEDIQESTEDGANLFVRVSLPYIGTNRSCGTCGTNIIPYPLSVGANCGDYNYFFFHCNASTGQLFFDSRNSSFRVTNIKREMLSFSVHVERSTDCTTIHSMRTALQLNDSWPFFVIRCNTGSNIFSVGPSLENYKQLKEIEIGWNPPMVEPTCSSSKDCRDWPKTTCNATNGGTKRCLCPLNFRLNTTFYNCTQVLADNLGPDGNSEVSQHEKKPLYLISLVAIPIMILAAGFLYNRWRKQPRTQVKRESNSGDPAFRMYDSERRVKEWISSTQFGEDDKKGIDVPFFDLGVILEATDSFSDENKLGRGGFGPVYKGKFPGGQEIAVKRLLSGSGQGLEEFKNEVMLIAKLQHRNLVRLLGYCVEGEEKILMYEYMPNKSLDSFIFDQTRSVLLTWEMRLEIILGIARGMLYLHQDSRLRIIHRDLKTSNVLLDEEMNPKISDFGLARIFEGKQTEATTQRVIGTYGYMSPEYALDGFFSIKSDVFSFGVVVLEIISGKRNTGFYPPEGQLNLISHVSYLSMMQMFGTLILFSVRIEIIYAQTWRLWTENNALNLMDRILEETCSRGEVLKCINVALLCLQEDPNDRPTMSNVLFMLGGEITKLPTPKQPAFALKPSFSSTGSSSTRPDSSFIVSASMEQGR from the exons ATGTTAAACCTGAAGGTCTTTCTCTTGAGCTGCTCGCTGCTGCTCTTTCTTCCACTCTGCTCCTGCAGAGACACGATCACAAACGTCACTTCCATATTCGACCACTCAGGAGAATCAGACACACTGGTGTCGAAAGGCGGAAGATTTACGCTCGGGTTCTTCACTCCCAATGGGAGCTTTGATCTCAGAAGGCGATATATTGGCATATGGTATTCCGGTTCCGATCCAAAGACGGTCGTGTGGGTTGCCAACCGGGATGCCCCATTACTTTATAGAACTGGCTTTTTTGGTTTCGCAGGAGATGGAAATCTTGTGGTATCAGCTAAAGGGAAGGGTTTCAACCACTCTTGGAGGACCAATGTCAAAAGCTCATTAGGTCCTGGTACCATGATAGCACAACTCCTGGACTCGGGAAACCTAGTTCTGAGAGATGTGTCGCGAGAAGGTCAGATAAAGTGGCAGAGCTTTACTCAACCAACCGATACATTTCTTCCGGGAATGCTGCTAGGGTCTCTCAACTTGACGTCGTGGAAGACATCCAATGACCCCGGGGTTGGAAAGTACATGTTTCAGCAAGATCAAGAATCCGAAGGCCAGTACGTGATCAACCACCAGCAATCACAGTACTGGAAGAGCGGGATTTACGGGAAGTATATTTCGTCCAGTGACTTGCCACAAGAGATAACTCCTCTACTCTCACCAACAAATCAAACGCAGGACTACAACACTAGGCTAAGGATAACTTTCGATGGGTTCATACAGTACTTTAACGAAACATCCCCATGGATTCCTATATGGTTAGAGCCGAAAGACCAATGCGGACTGTCAAATCCTTGTGGGGAATTTGGGAGCTGCAACAGTGACAACATCGTTCTCTGCAAATGTTTGCCTGGGTTTGAGCCCCGATATCAGTCCTCATGGGAAACAGGGGATTATTCCAGAGGTTGCATCAACAAATCTCCTCATATTGGCAAGGACTTCCTGAATCTCACAATGATGAAAGCGGGCAAACGCGGTATTAATGGTGTTGATGCAAACAATAACGACGAATGTATGGCGCGGTGCATCCAAAGCGACCAGTGCCAGGCCTTCTCATATATCGAATATAAATTTGCGCAGAGAGGCAACGTAGGCAGGTGTTGGACGTGGCTCGAGGAGCTCGAAGATATCCAAGAATCCACAGAGGATGGTGCAAACCTCTTTGTTCGGGTCTCGCTTCCGTATATAG GGACAAATAGAAGCTGTGGAACTTGCGGCACTAACATAATTCCCTATCCACTTAGCGTTGGTGCAAATTGTGGCGATTACAACTACTTCTTTTTCCACTGCAATGCATCCACTGGCCAACTCTTCTTTGATTCCCGAAACAGCTCATTTCGAGTGACCAACATCAAGAGGGAAATGCTTAGTTTTTCTGTCCATGTGGAAAGGTCAACTGACTGCACAACAATTCACTCCATGAGAACTGCTCTGCAGCTCAACGACTCCTGGCCCTTCTTTGTGATCAGGTGCAATACTGGCTCAAACATCTTCAGCGTCGGCCCCTCTTTGGAAAATTACAAGCAGTTAAAGGAGATAGAGATTGGGTGGAATCCACCGATGGTGGAGCCGACCTGCAGTTCATCCAAGGACTGCCGTGATTGGCCGAAGACAACTTGCAATGCAACAAACGGTGGAACTAAAAGATGCCTCTGCCCTTTGAACTTCCGATTGAATACCACATTTTATAACTGTACTCAAG TTCTAGCAGACAACTTGGGACCTGATGGAAACTCCGAAGTTTCCCAGCATGAAAAGAAGCCATTGTACTTAATTTCACTTGTCGCCATTCCAATCATGATACTTGCTGCTGGCTTTCTGTATAACAGATGGAGGAAGCAGCCCAGAACACAAG taaaacgGGAAAGCAATTCAGGTGATCCAGCATTCCGAATGTACGACAGTGAGCGACGGGTGAAAGAATGGATAAGTTCGACACAATTTGGCGAGGATGACAAGAAAGGGATAGATGTTCCATTCTTCGACTTGGGGGTCATACTGGAAGCAACCGATAGCTTCTCAGATGAAAACAAGCTTGGGCGGGGAGGGTTTGGACCCGTTTACAAG GGAAAGTTTCCAGGAGGGCAAGAAATTGCAGTGAAGAGGCTATTGAGTGGCTCTGGACAAGGCTTAGAGGAATTCAAGAATGAAGTTATGCTGATTGCCAAACTTCAGCATCGGAATCTTGTTAGATTGTTGGGATATTGCGTTGAAGGAGAAGAGAAAATATTGATGTATGAGTACATGCCAAACAAAAGCTTAGACTCATTCATATTTG ATCAAACGAGAAGTGTGTTGCTGACCTGGGAGATGAGGCTAGAGATTATCCTTGGGATTGCAAGAGGGATGCTCTATCTTCACCAAGACTCAAGGCTAAGAATAATCCATCGTGATCTGAAAACGAGCAATGTCCTGTTAGATGAGGAGATGAACCCCAAGATCTCCGACTTTGGCTTGGCTCGTATTTTTGAGGGCAAACAAACTGAAGCAACTACACAGAGAGTTATCGGTACATA TGGTTATATGTCTCCAGAGTATGCTTTAGATGGATTTTTCTCGATCAAGTCTGATGTTTTCAGCTTCGGTGTTGTGGTGCTCGAGATTATTAGTGGAAAACGGAACACAGGATTTTATCCACCCGAAGGGCAACTAAACCTTATCAGTCATGTAAGTTATTTATCCATGATGCAGATGTTCGGAACTTTGATATTGTTTTCTGTCCGGATTGAGATCATATATGCTCAGACCTGGAGACTATGGACTGAGAACAACGCACTGAACCTGATGGACCGCATACTGGAAGAAACCTGCAGCAGAGGTGAAGTCCTCAAGTGTATAAATGTGGCGCTTCTCTGTTTACAAGAAGATCCCAATGATCGCCCCACAATGTCAAATGTTCTTTTCATGCTTGGAGGAGAAATCACGAAGCTTCCAACCCCGAAACAACCGGCCTTTGCTCTTAAGCCGAGCTTCTCTAGCACGGGTTCTTCTTCTACAAGGCCCGACTCGAGCTTTATCGTTTCAGCTTCCATGGAGCAGGGCCGATAA
- the LOC116203759 gene encoding G-type lectin S-receptor-like serine/threonine-protein kinase At4g03230 isoform X2: MLNLKVFLLSCSLLLFLPLCSCRDTITNVTSIFDHSGESDTLVSKGGRFTLGFFTPNGSFDLRRRYIGIWYSGSDPKTVVWVANRDAPLLYRTGFFGFAGDGNLVVSAKGKGFNHSWRTNVKSSLGPGTMIAQLLDSGNLVLRDVSREGQIKWQSFTQPTDTFLPGMLLGSLNLTSWKTSNDPGVGKYMFQQDQESEGQYVINHQQSQYWKSGIYGKYISSSDLPQEITPLLSPTNQTQDYNTRLRITFDGFIQYFNETSPWIPIWLEPKDQCGLSNPCGEFGSCNSDNIVLCKCLPGFEPRYQSSWETGDYSRGCINKSPHIGKDFLNLTMMKAGKRGINGVDANNNDECMARCIQSDQCQAFSYIEYKFAQRGNVGRCWTWLEELEDIQESTEDGANLFVRVSLPYIGTNRSCGTCGTNIIPYPLSVGANCGDYNYFFFHCNASTGQLFFDSRNSSFRVTNIKREMLSFSVHVERSTDCTTIHSMRTALQLNDSWPFFVIRCNTGSNIFSVGPSLENYKQLKEIEIGWNPPMVEPTCSSSKDCRDWPKTTCNATNGGTKRCLCPLNFRLNTTFYNCTQVLADNLGPDGNSEVSQHEKKPLYLISLVAIPIMILAAGFLYNRWRKQPRTQVKRESNSGDPAFRMYDSERRVKEWISSTQFGEDDKKGIDVPFFDLGVILEATDSFSDENKLGRGGFGPVYKGKFPGGQEIAVKRLLSGSGQGLEEFKNEVMLIAKLQHRNLVRLLGYCVEGEEKILMYEYMPNKSLDSFIFDQTRSVLLTWEMRLEIILGIARGMLYLHQDSRLRIIHRDLKTSNVLLDEEMNPKISDFGLARIFEGKQTEATTQRVIGTYGYMSPEYALDGFFSIKSDVFSFGVVVLEIISGKRNTGFYPPEGQLNLISHTWRLWTENNALNLMDRILEETCSRGEVLKCINVALLCLQEDPNDRPTMSNVLFMLGGEITKLPTPKQPAFALKPSFSSTGSSSTRPDSSFIVSASMEQGR; the protein is encoded by the exons ATGTTAAACCTGAAGGTCTTTCTCTTGAGCTGCTCGCTGCTGCTCTTTCTTCCACTCTGCTCCTGCAGAGACACGATCACAAACGTCACTTCCATATTCGACCACTCAGGAGAATCAGACACACTGGTGTCGAAAGGCGGAAGATTTACGCTCGGGTTCTTCACTCCCAATGGGAGCTTTGATCTCAGAAGGCGATATATTGGCATATGGTATTCCGGTTCCGATCCAAAGACGGTCGTGTGGGTTGCCAACCGGGATGCCCCATTACTTTATAGAACTGGCTTTTTTGGTTTCGCAGGAGATGGAAATCTTGTGGTATCAGCTAAAGGGAAGGGTTTCAACCACTCTTGGAGGACCAATGTCAAAAGCTCATTAGGTCCTGGTACCATGATAGCACAACTCCTGGACTCGGGAAACCTAGTTCTGAGAGATGTGTCGCGAGAAGGTCAGATAAAGTGGCAGAGCTTTACTCAACCAACCGATACATTTCTTCCGGGAATGCTGCTAGGGTCTCTCAACTTGACGTCGTGGAAGACATCCAATGACCCCGGGGTTGGAAAGTACATGTTTCAGCAAGATCAAGAATCCGAAGGCCAGTACGTGATCAACCACCAGCAATCACAGTACTGGAAGAGCGGGATTTACGGGAAGTATATTTCGTCCAGTGACTTGCCACAAGAGATAACTCCTCTACTCTCACCAACAAATCAAACGCAGGACTACAACACTAGGCTAAGGATAACTTTCGATGGGTTCATACAGTACTTTAACGAAACATCCCCATGGATTCCTATATGGTTAGAGCCGAAAGACCAATGCGGACTGTCAAATCCTTGTGGGGAATTTGGGAGCTGCAACAGTGACAACATCGTTCTCTGCAAATGTTTGCCTGGGTTTGAGCCCCGATATCAGTCCTCATGGGAAACAGGGGATTATTCCAGAGGTTGCATCAACAAATCTCCTCATATTGGCAAGGACTTCCTGAATCTCACAATGATGAAAGCGGGCAAACGCGGTATTAATGGTGTTGATGCAAACAATAACGACGAATGTATGGCGCGGTGCATCCAAAGCGACCAGTGCCAGGCCTTCTCATATATCGAATATAAATTTGCGCAGAGAGGCAACGTAGGCAGGTGTTGGACGTGGCTCGAGGAGCTCGAAGATATCCAAGAATCCACAGAGGATGGTGCAAACCTCTTTGTTCGGGTCTCGCTTCCGTATATAG GGACAAATAGAAGCTGTGGAACTTGCGGCACTAACATAATTCCCTATCCACTTAGCGTTGGTGCAAATTGTGGCGATTACAACTACTTCTTTTTCCACTGCAATGCATCCACTGGCCAACTCTTCTTTGATTCCCGAAACAGCTCATTTCGAGTGACCAACATCAAGAGGGAAATGCTTAGTTTTTCTGTCCATGTGGAAAGGTCAACTGACTGCACAACAATTCACTCCATGAGAACTGCTCTGCAGCTCAACGACTCCTGGCCCTTCTTTGTGATCAGGTGCAATACTGGCTCAAACATCTTCAGCGTCGGCCCCTCTTTGGAAAATTACAAGCAGTTAAAGGAGATAGAGATTGGGTGGAATCCACCGATGGTGGAGCCGACCTGCAGTTCATCCAAGGACTGCCGTGATTGGCCGAAGACAACTTGCAATGCAACAAACGGTGGAACTAAAAGATGCCTCTGCCCTTTGAACTTCCGATTGAATACCACATTTTATAACTGTACTCAAG TTCTAGCAGACAACTTGGGACCTGATGGAAACTCCGAAGTTTCCCAGCATGAAAAGAAGCCATTGTACTTAATTTCACTTGTCGCCATTCCAATCATGATACTTGCTGCTGGCTTTCTGTATAACAGATGGAGGAAGCAGCCCAGAACACAAG taaaacgGGAAAGCAATTCAGGTGATCCAGCATTCCGAATGTACGACAGTGAGCGACGGGTGAAAGAATGGATAAGTTCGACACAATTTGGCGAGGATGACAAGAAAGGGATAGATGTTCCATTCTTCGACTTGGGGGTCATACTGGAAGCAACCGATAGCTTCTCAGATGAAAACAAGCTTGGGCGGGGAGGGTTTGGACCCGTTTACAAG GGAAAGTTTCCAGGAGGGCAAGAAATTGCAGTGAAGAGGCTATTGAGTGGCTCTGGACAAGGCTTAGAGGAATTCAAGAATGAAGTTATGCTGATTGCCAAACTTCAGCATCGGAATCTTGTTAGATTGTTGGGATATTGCGTTGAAGGAGAAGAGAAAATATTGATGTATGAGTACATGCCAAACAAAAGCTTAGACTCATTCATATTTG ATCAAACGAGAAGTGTGTTGCTGACCTGGGAGATGAGGCTAGAGATTATCCTTGGGATTGCAAGAGGGATGCTCTATCTTCACCAAGACTCAAGGCTAAGAATAATCCATCGTGATCTGAAAACGAGCAATGTCCTGTTAGATGAGGAGATGAACCCCAAGATCTCCGACTTTGGCTTGGCTCGTATTTTTGAGGGCAAACAAACTGAAGCAACTACACAGAGAGTTATCGGTACATA TGGTTATATGTCTCCAGAGTATGCTTTAGATGGATTTTTCTCGATCAAGTCTGATGTTTTCAGCTTCGGTGTTGTGGTGCTCGAGATTATTAGTGGAAAACGGAACACAGGATTTTATCCACCCGAAGGGCAACTAAACCTTATCAGTCAT ACCTGGAGACTATGGACTGAGAACAACGCACTGAACCTGATGGACCGCATACTGGAAGAAACCTGCAGCAGAGGTGAAGTCCTCAAGTGTATAAATGTGGCGCTTCTCTGTTTACAAGAAGATCCCAATGATCGCCCCACAATGTCAAATGTTCTTTTCATGCTTGGAGGAGAAATCACGAAGCTTCCAACCCCGAAACAACCGGCCTTTGCTCTTAAGCCGAGCTTCTCTAGCACGGGTTCTTCTTCTACAAGGCCCGACTCGAGCTTTATCGTTTCAGCTTCCATGGAGCAGGGCCGATAA